Proteins encoded together in one Lutra lutra chromosome 4, mLutLut1.2, whole genome shotgun sequence window:
- the ADGRB2 gene encoding adhesion G protein-coupled receptor B2 isoform X8: MTPACPLLLSVILSLRLAAAFDPAPSACSALASGVLYGAFSLQDLFPTIASGCSWTLENPDPTKYSLYLRFNRQEQVCAHFAPRLLPLDHYLVNFTCLRPSPEEAAGARAEAEAEAEAGQPEEEEEAAAGLELCGGSGPFTFLHFDKNFVQLCLSAEPSEAPRLLAPAALAFRFVEVLLINNNNSSQFTCGVLCRWSEECGRAAGRACGFAQPGCSCPGEAGAAPATTTTPPGPPAAHTLSNALVPGGPAPPAEADLHSGSSNDLFTTEMRYGEEPEEEPKVKTQWPRSADEPGLYMAQTVEGQWLEWGPWGPCSTSCANGTQQRSRKCSVAGPAWATCTGALTDTRECSNLECPAADSKWGPWNAWSLCSKTCDTGWQRRFRMCQASGAQGYPCEGTGEEVKPCSEKRCPAFHEMCRDEYVMLMTWKKAAAGEIIYNKCPPNASGSASRRCLLSAQGVAYWGLPSFARCISHEYRYLYLSLREHLAKGQRMLAGEGMSQVVRSLQELLARRTYYSGDLLFSVDILRNVTDTFKRATYVPSADDVQRFFQVVSFMVDAENKEKWDDAQQVSPGSVHLLRVVEDFIHLVGDALKAFQSSLIVTDNLVISIQREPVSAVSSDITFPMRGRRGMKDWVRHSEDRLFLPKEVLSLSSPGKPAVSGPAGSPGRGRGPGTVPPGPGHSHQRLLPADPEESSSYFVIGAVLYRTLGLILPPPRPPLAVTSRVMTVTVRPPTQPPAEPLITVELSYIINGTTDPRCASWDYSRADASSGDWDTESCQTLETQAAHTRCQCQHLSTFAVLAQPPKDLTLELAGSPSVPLVIGCAVSCMALLTLLAIYAAFWRFIKSERSIILLNFCLSILASNILILVGQSRVLSKGVCTMTAAFLHFFFLSSFCWVLTEAWQSYLAVIGRMRTRLVRKRFLCLGWGLPALVVAVSVGFTRTKGYGTSSYCWLSLEGGLLYAFVGPAAVIVLVNMLIGIIVFNKLMARDGISDKSKKQRAGSERCPWASLLLPCSACGAVPSPLLSSASARNAMASLWSSCVVLPLLALTWMSAVLAMTDRRSVLFQALFAVFNSAQGFVITAVHCFLRREVQDVVKCQMGVCRADESEDSPDSCKNGQLQILSDFEKDVDLACQTVLFKEVNTCNPSTITGTLSRLSLDEDEEPKSCLVGPEGGLSFSPLPGNILVPMAASPGLGEPPPPQEANPVYMCGEGGLRQLDLTWLRPEPGSEGDYMVLPRRTLSLQPGSGGGAGEEPPRARPEGTPRRAAKTLPHPEGYPSFLSVDHSGLGLGPAYGSLQNPYGMTFQPPPPTPSARQIPEPGERSRTMPRTVPGSTMKLGSLERKKLRYSDLDFEKVMHTRKRHSELYHELNQKFHTFDRYRSQSTAKEKPSPGEHPSLSQQRRHQSWSTFKSMTLGSLPPKPRERLGLHRAAAWEPAEPPDGDFQTEV; this comes from the exons ATGACCCCAGCCTGTCCCCTCTTACTATCTGTGATTCTGTCCCTGCGCCTGGCCGCCGCCTTCGACCCTGCCCCCAGCGCCTGCTCCGCCCTGGCCTCGGGCGTGCTCTACGGGGCCTTCTCACTGCAGGACCTCTTCCCCACCATCGCCTCGGGCTGCTCCTGGACCCTGGAGAACCCCGACCCCACCAAGTACTCCCTCTACCTGCGCTTCAACCGCCAGGAGCAGGTGTGCGCTCACTTCGCCCCCCGTCTGCTGCCCCTGGACCACTATCTGGTCAACTTCACCTGCCTGCGGCCTAGCCCCGAGGAGGCGGCGGGGGCCCGGGCCGAGGCTGAGGCTGAGGCAGAGGCGGGGCagccagaggaggaagaggaggcggCAGCGGGGCTGGAGCTGTGCGGCGGCTCGGGCCCCTTCACCTTCCTGCACTTCGACAAGAACTTTGTACAGCTGTGCCTGTCGGCAGAGCCCTCGGAGGCCCCACGCCTGCTAGCACCCGCCGCCCTGGCCTTCCGCTTCGTCGAGGTCTTgctcatcaacaacaacaactccAGCCAGTTCACCTGCGGCGTCCTCTGCCGCTGGAGCGAGGAGTGCGGCCGCGCGGCCGGCCGGGCCTGTGGCTTCGCCCAGCCCGGCTGCAGCTGCCCCGGGGAGGCGGGGGCCGctcccgccaccaccaccacgcCTCCAGGCCCTCCTGCTGCCCACACTCTGTCCAATGCCCTGGTGCCTGGGGGCCCGGCCCCGCCTGCTGAGGCCGATTTACATTCAGGGAGCAGCAATGACCTGTTTACCACTGAGATGAGATATG GTGAGGAGCCGGAAGAGGAACCCAAGGTGAAAACCCAGTGGCCAAGGTCTGCAGATGAGCCTGGGCTATACATGGCGCAGACAG TGGAAGGCCAGTGGCTAGAATGGGGTCCCTGGGGCCCGTGCTCCACCTCCTGTGCCAACGGGACCCAGCAGCGCAGCCGGAAGTGCAGTGTGGCAGGCCCAGCCTGGGCCACGTGTACAGGGGCACTCACGGACACCCGCGAGTGCAGCAACCTCGAATGCCCGG CCGCGGATAGCAAGTGGGGGCCGTGGAACGCATGGAGCCTGTGCTCCAAGACGTGCGACACAGGCTGGCAGCGCCGCTTTCGCATGTGCCAGGCCTCGGGTGCGCAGGGCTACCCTTGTGAGGGCACCGGAGAGGAGGTGAAGCCTTGCAGCGAGAAGAGGTGTCCAG CCTTCCACGAGATGTGCAGGGACGAGTATGTGATGCTGATGACATGGAAGAAGGCAGCTGCTGGCGAGATCATTTACAACAAGTGCCCCCCCAACGCCTCAG GGTCTGCCAGCCGCCGCTGTCTCCTCAGTGCCCAGGGCGTGGCATACTGGGGTCTGCCCAGCTTCGCCCGCTGCATCTCCCACGAGTACCGCTACCTGTACCTGTCT CTTCGGGAGCACCTGGCCAAGGGGCAGCGCATGCTGGCAGGCGAGGGCATGTCACAGGTGGTGCGCAGCCTGCAGGAGCTACTGGCCCGGCGCACTTACTACAGTGGGGACCTGCTCTTCTCCGTGGACATTCTCCGGAACGTCACGGACACCTTCAAGAGGGCCACCTATGTGCCCTCGGCTGATGACGTGCAG CGCTTCTTCCAGGTGGTGAGCTTCATGGTGGATGCAGAGAACAAGGAGAAGTGGGATGACGCTCAGCAG GTATCCCCTGGCTCTGTGCACCTGCTGCGTGTCGTGGAGGACTTCATTCACCTGGTGGGCGATGCCCTCAAGGCCTTCCAGAGCTCTCTGATTGTCACAGACAACCTGG TGATCAGCATTCAGCGTGAACCGGTCTCAGCTGTGTCCAGTGACATCACATTCCCCATGCGCGGCCGCAGGGGCATGAAGGACTGGGTGCGGCACTCGGAGGACCGCCTTTTCCTACCCAAGGAGGTGCTCAGCCTCTCCTCCCCGGGGAAGCCAGCTGTCTCTGGCCCAGCGGGCAGccctggcagggggaggggcccaggAACCGTGCCCCCTGGCCCCGGCCACTCCCACCAGCGCCTCCTGCCGGCAGACCCCGAGGAGTCGTCCTCCTACTTTGTGATCGGTGCTGTGCTCTACCGCACGCTCGGCCTCATCCTGCCTCCCCCCAG ACCCCCACTGGCTGTCACATCCAGGGTGATGACAGTGACTGTGCGgccacccacccagccaccagCTGAGCCCCTAATCACAGTGGAGCTCTCGTACATCATCAAC GGCACCACGGATCCCCGCTGCGCCAGCTGGGACTACTCCAGAGC AGATGCCAGCTCAGGGGACTGGGACACTGAGAGCTGCCAGACGCTGGAGACACAAGCAGCCCACACTCGCTGCCAGTGCCAGCACCTGTCCACCTTTGCTGTGTTGGCCCAGCCGCCCAAGGACctg ACCCTGGAGTTGGCAGGCTCCCCCTCGGTCCCCCTCGTGATCGGCTGTGCCGTGTCCTGCATGGCACTGCTCACCCTCCTTGCCATCTACGCCGCCTTCTGGAG GTTCATAAAATCCGAGCGCTCCATCATTTTGCTGAACTTCTGCCTGTCCATCCTGGCTTCCAACATCCTGATCCTCGTGGGCCAGTCCCGGGTGCTGAGCAAG GGTGTCTGCACCATGACTGCCGCCTTCTTGcacttcttcttcctctcctccttctgctggGTGCTCACGGAGGCCTGGCAGTCCTACCTGGCTGTCATCGGACGGATGCGTACCCGCCTTGTTCGCAAGCGCTTCCTCTGCCTGGGCTGGG gTCTGCCGGCCCTGGTGGTGGCTGTGTCTGTCGGCTTTACCCGCACCAAAGGATACGGTACATCCAGCTA CTGCTGGCTCTCCCTGGAGGGCGGCCTGCTCTATGCCTTTGTGGGCCCTGCAGCTGTCATTGTCCTG GTGAATATGCTCATTGGGATCATCGTCTTCAACAAACTCATGGCACGTGATGGCATCTCCGACAAGTCCAAGAAGCAGAGGGCCGG GTCGGAGCGGTGCCCCTGGgccagcctgctcctcccctgctcagcgTGTGGAGCGgtccccagccccctgctcagcTCAGCCTCGGCCAGGAACGCCAT GGCCTCGCTCTGGAGCTCCTGCGTGGTGCTGCCGCTGCTGGCGCTCACCTGGATGTCGGCCGTCCTGGCCATGACAGACCGGCGCTCCGTCCTCTTCCAGGCTCTCTTTGCGGTCTTCAACTCCGCGCAGGGTTTCGTCATCACTGCAGTGCACTGCTTCCTGCGCcgggag GTCCAGGACGTGGTGAAGTGCCAGATGGGCGTGTGCCGGGCGGATGAAAGTGAAGACTCCCCGGACTCCTGTAAGAACGGGCAGCTGCAGATCCTG TCAGACTTTGAAAAGGATGTGGATCTGGCCTGTCAGACAG TTCTGTTCAAGGAGGTCAACACTTGCAACCCATCTACCATCACGGGCACACTCTCCCGCCTGTCCCTGGACGAGGACGAGGAGCCCAAGTCCTGCCTTGTGGGTCCTGAGGGCGGCCTCAGCTTCTCACCGCTGCCCGGGAATATCTTGGTGCCCATGGCGGCCTcgccagggctgggggagccccCGCCCCCGCAGGAGGCCAACCCCGTGTACATGTGTGGTGAAGGCGGCCTGCGGCAGCTGGACCTCACATGGCTGCGGCCCGAGCCGGGCTCTGAGGGGGACTACATGGTGCTGCCCCGGCGGACTCTGAGCCTGCAGCCCGGCAGCGGGGGCGGAGCTGGCGAAGAACCCCCAAGGGCCCGGCCCGAGGGCACCCCTCGGCGCGCTGCCAAGACGCTGCCCCACCCCGAAGGCTACCCCAGCTTCCTGTCTGTGGACCACTcgggcctggggctgggccctGCCTATGGGTCCCTACAGAACCCCTACGGGATGACCTTCCAGCCACCCCCGCCGACGCCCAGTGCTCGCCAAATACCTGAGCCTGGGGAGCGCAGCCGGACCATGCCCCGTACTGTGCCAGGCTCCACCATGAAGCTGGGCTCCTTGGAG CGAAAGAAGTTACGATATTCAGACCTGGACTTTGAG AAGGTGATGCACACCCGGAAGCGGCACTCGGAACTCTACCACGAGCTCAACCAGAAATTCCACACTTTCGACCGCTACCGCAGCCAGTCCACAGCCAAG GAGaagcccagccctggggagcatccCAGCTTGTCCCAACAGCGGAGACACCAGAGCTGGAGCACCTTCAAGTCGATGACGTTGGGCTCGCTTCCCCCCAAGCCCCGAGAACGGCTGGGCCTGCACCGAGCAGCTGCCTGGGAGCCCGCAGAGCCACCTGATGGTGACTTCCAGACAGAGGTGTGA
- the ADGRB2 gene encoding adhesion G protein-coupled receptor B2 isoform X7, with product MTPACPLLLSVILSLRLAAAFDPAPSACSALASGVLYGAFSLQDLFPTIASGCSWTLENPDPTKYSLYLRFNRQEQVCAHFAPRLLPLDHYLVNFTCLRPSPEEAAGARAEAEAEAEAGQPEEEEEAAAGLELCGGSGPFTFLHFDKNFVQLCLSAEPSEAPRLLAPAALAFRFVEVLLINNNNSSQFTCGVLCRWSEECGRAAGRACGFAQPGCSCPGEAGAAPATTTTPPGPPAAHTLSNALVPGGPAPPAEADLHSGSSNDLFTTEMRYGEEPEEEPKVKTQWPRSADEPGLYMAQTVHGVWEEWGSWSLCSRSCGRGSRSRMRTCVPPQHGGKACEGPELQTKLCSMAACPVEGQWLEWGPWGPCSTSCANGTQQRSRKCSVAGPAWATCTGALTDTRECSNLECPAADSKWGPWNAWSLCSKTCDTGWQRRFRMCQASGAQGYPCEGTGEEVKPCSEKRCPAFHEMCRDEYVMLMTWKKAAAGEIIYNKCPPNASGSASRRCLLSAQGVAYWGLPSFARCISHEYRYLYLSLREHLAKGQRMLAGEGMSQVVRSLQELLARRTYYSGDLLFSVDILRNVTDTFKRATYVPSADDVQRFFQVVSFMVDAENKEKWDDAQQVSPGSVHLLRVVEDFIHLVGDALKAFQSSLIVTDNLVISIQREPVSAVSSDITFPMRGRRGMKDWVRHSEDRLFLPKEVLSLSSPGKPAVSGPAGSPGRGRGPGTVPPGPGHSHQRLLPADPEESSSYFVIGAVLYRTLGLILPPPRPPLAVTSRVMTVTVRPPTQPPAEPLITVELSYIINGTTDPRCASWDYSRADASSGDWDTESCQTLETQAAHTRCQCQHLSTFAVLAQPPKDLTLELAGSPSVPLVIGCAVSCMALLTLLAIYAAFWRFIKSERSIILLNFCLSILASNILILVGQSRVLSKGVCTMTAAFLHFFFLSSFCWVLTEAWQSYLAVIGRMRTRLVRKRFLCLGWGLPALVVAVSVGFTRTKGYGTSSYCWLSLEGGLLYAFVGPAAVIVLVNMLIGIIVFNKLMARDGISDKSKKQRAGASLWSSCVVLPLLALTWMSAVLAMTDRRSVLFQALFAVFNSAQGFVITAVHCFLRREVQDVVKCQMGVCRADESEDSPDSCKNGQLQILSDFEKDVDLACQTVLFKEVNTCNPSTITGTLSRLSLDEDEEPKSCLVGPEGGLSFSPLPGNILVPMAASPGLGEPPPPQEANPVYMCGEGGLRQLDLTWLRPEPGSEGDYMVLPRRTLSLQPGSGGGAGEEPPRARPEGTPRRAAKTLPHPEGYPSFLSVDHSGLGLGPAYGSLQNPYGMTFQPPPPTPSARQIPEPGERSRTMPRTVPGSTMKLGSLERKKLRYSDLDFEKVMHTRKRHSELYHELNQKFHTFDRYRSQSTAKEKPSPGEHPSLSQQRRHQSWSTFKSMTLGSLPPKPRERLGLHRAAAWEPAEPPDGDFQTEV from the exons ATGACCCCAGCCTGTCCCCTCTTACTATCTGTGATTCTGTCCCTGCGCCTGGCCGCCGCCTTCGACCCTGCCCCCAGCGCCTGCTCCGCCCTGGCCTCGGGCGTGCTCTACGGGGCCTTCTCACTGCAGGACCTCTTCCCCACCATCGCCTCGGGCTGCTCCTGGACCCTGGAGAACCCCGACCCCACCAAGTACTCCCTCTACCTGCGCTTCAACCGCCAGGAGCAGGTGTGCGCTCACTTCGCCCCCCGTCTGCTGCCCCTGGACCACTATCTGGTCAACTTCACCTGCCTGCGGCCTAGCCCCGAGGAGGCGGCGGGGGCCCGGGCCGAGGCTGAGGCTGAGGCAGAGGCGGGGCagccagaggaggaagaggaggcggCAGCGGGGCTGGAGCTGTGCGGCGGCTCGGGCCCCTTCACCTTCCTGCACTTCGACAAGAACTTTGTACAGCTGTGCCTGTCGGCAGAGCCCTCGGAGGCCCCACGCCTGCTAGCACCCGCCGCCCTGGCCTTCCGCTTCGTCGAGGTCTTgctcatcaacaacaacaactccAGCCAGTTCACCTGCGGCGTCCTCTGCCGCTGGAGCGAGGAGTGCGGCCGCGCGGCCGGCCGGGCCTGTGGCTTCGCCCAGCCCGGCTGCAGCTGCCCCGGGGAGGCGGGGGCCGctcccgccaccaccaccacgcCTCCAGGCCCTCCTGCTGCCCACACTCTGTCCAATGCCCTGGTGCCTGGGGGCCCGGCCCCGCCTGCTGAGGCCGATTTACATTCAGGGAGCAGCAATGACCTGTTTACCACTGAGATGAGATATG GTGAGGAGCCGGAAGAGGAACCCAAGGTGAAAACCCAGTGGCCAAGGTCTGCAGATGAGCCTGGGCTATACATGGCGCAGACAG TGCACGGCGTGTGGGAGGAGTGGGGCTCCTGGAGCCTGTGCTCCCGCAGCTGCGGGCGGGGGTCCCGGAGCCGGATGCGGACCTGCGTGCCCCCACAGCACGGCGGCAAGGCCTGCGAGGGTCCCGAGCTGCAGACTAAGCTCTGCAGTATGGCTGCCTGCCCGG TGGAAGGCCAGTGGCTAGAATGGGGTCCCTGGGGCCCGTGCTCCACCTCCTGTGCCAACGGGACCCAGCAGCGCAGCCGGAAGTGCAGTGTGGCAGGCCCAGCCTGGGCCACGTGTACAGGGGCACTCACGGACACCCGCGAGTGCAGCAACCTCGAATGCCCGG CCGCGGATAGCAAGTGGGGGCCGTGGAACGCATGGAGCCTGTGCTCCAAGACGTGCGACACAGGCTGGCAGCGCCGCTTTCGCATGTGCCAGGCCTCGGGTGCGCAGGGCTACCCTTGTGAGGGCACCGGAGAGGAGGTGAAGCCTTGCAGCGAGAAGAGGTGTCCAG CCTTCCACGAGATGTGCAGGGACGAGTATGTGATGCTGATGACATGGAAGAAGGCAGCTGCTGGCGAGATCATTTACAACAAGTGCCCCCCCAACGCCTCAG GGTCTGCCAGCCGCCGCTGTCTCCTCAGTGCCCAGGGCGTGGCATACTGGGGTCTGCCCAGCTTCGCCCGCTGCATCTCCCACGAGTACCGCTACCTGTACCTGTCT CTTCGGGAGCACCTGGCCAAGGGGCAGCGCATGCTGGCAGGCGAGGGCATGTCACAGGTGGTGCGCAGCCTGCAGGAGCTACTGGCCCGGCGCACTTACTACAGTGGGGACCTGCTCTTCTCCGTGGACATTCTCCGGAACGTCACGGACACCTTCAAGAGGGCCACCTATGTGCCCTCGGCTGATGACGTGCAG CGCTTCTTCCAGGTGGTGAGCTTCATGGTGGATGCAGAGAACAAGGAGAAGTGGGATGACGCTCAGCAG GTATCCCCTGGCTCTGTGCACCTGCTGCGTGTCGTGGAGGACTTCATTCACCTGGTGGGCGATGCCCTCAAGGCCTTCCAGAGCTCTCTGATTGTCACAGACAACCTGG TGATCAGCATTCAGCGTGAACCGGTCTCAGCTGTGTCCAGTGACATCACATTCCCCATGCGCGGCCGCAGGGGCATGAAGGACTGGGTGCGGCACTCGGAGGACCGCCTTTTCCTACCCAAGGAGGTGCTCAGCCTCTCCTCCCCGGGGAAGCCAGCTGTCTCTGGCCCAGCGGGCAGccctggcagggggaggggcccaggAACCGTGCCCCCTGGCCCCGGCCACTCCCACCAGCGCCTCCTGCCGGCAGACCCCGAGGAGTCGTCCTCCTACTTTGTGATCGGTGCTGTGCTCTACCGCACGCTCGGCCTCATCCTGCCTCCCCCCAG ACCCCCACTGGCTGTCACATCCAGGGTGATGACAGTGACTGTGCGgccacccacccagccaccagCTGAGCCCCTAATCACAGTGGAGCTCTCGTACATCATCAAC GGCACCACGGATCCCCGCTGCGCCAGCTGGGACTACTCCAGAGC AGATGCCAGCTCAGGGGACTGGGACACTGAGAGCTGCCAGACGCTGGAGACACAAGCAGCCCACACTCGCTGCCAGTGCCAGCACCTGTCCACCTTTGCTGTGTTGGCCCAGCCGCCCAAGGACctg ACCCTGGAGTTGGCAGGCTCCCCCTCGGTCCCCCTCGTGATCGGCTGTGCCGTGTCCTGCATGGCACTGCTCACCCTCCTTGCCATCTACGCCGCCTTCTGGAG GTTCATAAAATCCGAGCGCTCCATCATTTTGCTGAACTTCTGCCTGTCCATCCTGGCTTCCAACATCCTGATCCTCGTGGGCCAGTCCCGGGTGCTGAGCAAG GGTGTCTGCACCATGACTGCCGCCTTCTTGcacttcttcttcctctcctccttctgctggGTGCTCACGGAGGCCTGGCAGTCCTACCTGGCTGTCATCGGACGGATGCGTACCCGCCTTGTTCGCAAGCGCTTCCTCTGCCTGGGCTGGG gTCTGCCGGCCCTGGTGGTGGCTGTGTCTGTCGGCTTTACCCGCACCAAAGGATACGGTACATCCAGCTA CTGCTGGCTCTCCCTGGAGGGCGGCCTGCTCTATGCCTTTGTGGGCCCTGCAGCTGTCATTGTCCTG GTGAATATGCTCATTGGGATCATCGTCTTCAACAAACTCATGGCACGTGATGGCATCTCCGACAAGTCCAAGAAGCAGAGGGCCGG GGCCTCGCTCTGGAGCTCCTGCGTGGTGCTGCCGCTGCTGGCGCTCACCTGGATGTCGGCCGTCCTGGCCATGACAGACCGGCGCTCCGTCCTCTTCCAGGCTCTCTTTGCGGTCTTCAACTCCGCGCAGGGTTTCGTCATCACTGCAGTGCACTGCTTCCTGCGCcgggag GTCCAGGACGTGGTGAAGTGCCAGATGGGCGTGTGCCGGGCGGATGAAAGTGAAGACTCCCCGGACTCCTGTAAGAACGGGCAGCTGCAGATCCTG TCAGACTTTGAAAAGGATGTGGATCTGGCCTGTCAGACAG TTCTGTTCAAGGAGGTCAACACTTGCAACCCATCTACCATCACGGGCACACTCTCCCGCCTGTCCCTGGACGAGGACGAGGAGCCCAAGTCCTGCCTTGTGGGTCCTGAGGGCGGCCTCAGCTTCTCACCGCTGCCCGGGAATATCTTGGTGCCCATGGCGGCCTcgccagggctgggggagccccCGCCCCCGCAGGAGGCCAACCCCGTGTACATGTGTGGTGAAGGCGGCCTGCGGCAGCTGGACCTCACATGGCTGCGGCCCGAGCCGGGCTCTGAGGGGGACTACATGGTGCTGCCCCGGCGGACTCTGAGCCTGCAGCCCGGCAGCGGGGGCGGAGCTGGCGAAGAACCCCCAAGGGCCCGGCCCGAGGGCACCCCTCGGCGCGCTGCCAAGACGCTGCCCCACCCCGAAGGCTACCCCAGCTTCCTGTCTGTGGACCACTcgggcctggggctgggccctGCCTATGGGTCCCTACAGAACCCCTACGGGATGACCTTCCAGCCACCCCCGCCGACGCCCAGTGCTCGCCAAATACCTGAGCCTGGGGAGCGCAGCCGGACCATGCCCCGTACTGTGCCAGGCTCCACCATGAAGCTGGGCTCCTTGGAG CGAAAGAAGTTACGATATTCAGACCTGGACTTTGAG AAGGTGATGCACACCCGGAAGCGGCACTCGGAACTCTACCACGAGCTCAACCAGAAATTCCACACTTTCGACCGCTACCGCAGCCAGTCCACAGCCAAG GAGaagcccagccctggggagcatccCAGCTTGTCCCAACAGCGGAGACACCAGAGCTGGAGCACCTTCAAGTCGATGACGTTGGGCTCGCTTCCCCCCAAGCCCCGAGAACGGCTGGGCCTGCACCGAGCAGCTGCCTGGGAGCCCGCAGAGCCACCTGATGGTGACTTCCAGACAGAGGTGTGA